The following are from one region of the Juglans regia cultivar Chandler chromosome 10, Walnut 2.0, whole genome shotgun sequence genome:
- the LOC108990034 gene encoding GDSL esterase/lipase At4g10955-like, which produces MAKCGAEEMAAEMAKEVVEGQEEAHPYAFHVSGPRNVSAPNWRDLISSSWKDVNYKRTVIACFIQAVYLLELDRQENRTEENCLAPKWWVPFKYRLAQTLIDERDGSIFGAILEWDRTAAMADLVIVRPSGAPRAVLALRGTLLKSPTIRRDIEDDLRFLAWETLKGSVRFKIALEALKSVADKYGSSNVCIAGHSLGAGFALQVGKTLAKEGIYVDTHLFNPPSVSLAMSLKNIGEKAGFVWKRFKSMLPSSSITEISSDDDKKTLGIGLKNFLPHLYGPKNSDVGFGKWVPHLYVNNSDYICCSYTNPDGTEENNASKENVPPTNGHLAAKLFVMSKGKQKFLEAHGLEQWWSDDLPLQLAVQNSKLMSRQLKSLYSFPAPRQTQEKLQ; this is translated from the exons ATGGCAAAGTGTGGAGCGGAGGAGATGGCAGCGGAGATGGCAAAGGAGGTGGTGGAGGGACAAGAAGAGGCTCATCCCTACGCTTTCCATGTTTCAGGACCCCGCAATGTTTCCGCTCCTAATTGGAGAGACCTCATCAGTTCCAGTTG GAAGGATGTGAATTACAAAAGAACGGTCATTGCCTGTTTCATACAAGCAGTTTACTTGCTTGAACTTGATAGACAAGAGAACAGAACTGAAGAAAATTGTCTTGCTCCAAAATGGTGGGTGCCTTTCAAGTACAGGCTAGCACAAACTTTAATTGATGAAAGAGATGGATCTATATTTGGAGCAATATTAGAATGGGATAGGACTGCAGCCATGGCTGACTTGGTAATCGTCAGGCCTAGTGGTGCTCCAAGGGCTGTTTTAGCACTTAGAGGAACATTGCTCAAAAGCCCAACAATCAGAAGGGATATTGAAGATGACCTTCGTTTCCTGGCTTGGGAAACCTTGAAGGGCTCTGTCAGGTTCAAAATAGCCTTGGAGGCACTGAAATCAGTTGCTGACAAGTATGGAAGCAGCAATGTCTGTATTGCAGGCCATTCCTTAGGGGCTGGGTTTGCACTCCAAGTGGGAAAAACATTGGCCAAAGAAGGGATATACGTGGACACCCATTTATTCAATCCACCTTCTGTCTCACTTGCTATGAGCTTGAAAAATATTGGAGAAAAGGCTGGATTTGTTTGGAAGAGATTTAAATCAATGCTTCCTTCGAGTAGTATAACTGAAATTAGCAGTGACGATGACAAGAAGACCCTGGGTATCGGATTGAAGAATTTTTTACCCCATTTATATGGGCCAAAGAATTCTGATGTAGGATTTGGAAAATGGGTGCCTCATTTGTATGTAAACAACAGTGACTATATTTGTTGCTCTTACACAAACCCTGATGGCACAGAAGAAAACAATGCATCCAAGGAGAATGTGCCTCCTACAAATGGTCATTTGGCGGCAAAGCTCTTTGTAATGTCCAAAGGGAAACAGAAGTTTCTTGAGGCTCATGGGTTAGAGCAATGGTGGTCAGACGACTTGCCCCTTCAACTGGCTGTCCAGAATAGCAAGCTCATGAGCCGGCAGCTGAAATCCTTGTATAGCTTCCCAGCTCCACGGCAAACGCAGGAAAAGCTTCAATAG